In the Paenibacillus sp. FSL H7-0357 genome, one interval contains:
- a CDS encoding AAA family ATPase, with amino-acid sequence MNGRVAAASGREEGRPSRQINIVLRNQDPPPMSSAVSDSSSGAALPKNHGHSGLFQELSRELDGLVGLDNIKELVFEIYALLQIAQMRSEAGLASGGQAYHMVFKGNPGTGKTTVARIVAKLFQRMGVLSKGHLIEVERADLVGEYIGHTAQKTRDLVKKALGGILFIDEAYSLARGGDKDFGKEAIDTLVKSMEDHRSQFVLILAGYSGEIDYFLMSNPGLPSRFPIQVEFPDYTIDQLLQIAELMAKERDYILMPQAILKLKQHLLVEKTESLHAFSNARFVRNSIEKAVRAQAVRLLNQYESNSPGKQELMTLRTEDFKL; translated from the coding sequence GTGAACGGACGCGTAGCGGCAGCAAGCGGGCGGGAGGAAGGCAGACCGTCAAGGCAAATCAATATTGTGCTGCGGAATCAAGATCCCCCTCCGATGAGCAGTGCGGTGAGCGACAGCAGCAGTGGAGCCGCGCTCCCCAAAAATCACGGCCATAGCGGACTGTTCCAGGAGTTAAGCCGGGAACTTGATGGTCTTGTTGGCTTGGATAATATCAAGGAGCTTGTATTTGAGATATATGCGCTTCTGCAGATCGCCCAGATGCGTAGCGAGGCTGGGCTTGCCAGTGGCGGCCAGGCTTACCATATGGTCTTCAAGGGCAATCCCGGAACCGGTAAAACGACGGTAGCGAGGATTGTCGCCAAGCTGTTCCAGCGGATGGGTGTATTAAGCAAAGGGCATCTGATCGAGGTAGAGCGAGCGGATCTCGTCGGCGAATATATTGGACATACCGCCCAGAAGACGCGTGACCTGGTGAAAAAGGCGCTCGGGGGCATCCTATTTATTGATGAAGCCTACAGTCTTGCCCGCGGTGGCGATAAAGATTTTGGAAAGGAAGCCATCGATACGCTGGTAAAATCCATGGAGGATCACCGCAGCCAGTTTGTGCTGATCCTGGCCGGGTATTCCGGCGAGATCGATTATTTTCTGATGAGCAATCCGGGGCTGCCTTCAAGATTTCCCATTCAGGTTGAATTTCCCGACTATACGATTGATCAGCTGCTGCAGATTGCCGAACTTATGGCCAAAGAGCGCGATTATATTTTGATGCCGCAGGCGATACTCAAGTTAAAGCAGCATTTGCTGGTGGAGAAGACGGAGAGCCTTCATGCCTTTAGCAATGCGCGCTTTGTGCGCAATTCGATTGAGAAAGCCGTGCGTGCACAAGCAGTACGCTTGCTGAACCAGTACGAGAGCAACAGCCCCGGCAAGCAGGAGCTGATGACACTGCGGACTGAAGATTTTAAGCTGTAA
- a CDS encoding YdcF family protein, translated as MEWYVYQRGSSPIRKVSRKRRSRRKRNLFIAGITIVAAGLLWCAVVFNNINSAATTSPMAKADAGIILGMSMWGDKPSPGLKERLDYGLKLYREGMFSTFIVSGGLDDPDYKFTEGQGMRNYLVEQGVPEEDILMENKSTSTYENLLFSQEIMKREGMTSSVIITHTFHGRRAQEIARELGYAAPELGLTESKVMSMAKYKSREILAYTKWKLQQLFL; from the coding sequence ATGGAATGGTACGTTTACCAAAGAGGTTCATCCCCAATACGCAAAGTGTCCAGAAAACGCCGTTCCCGGCGTAAGCGCAACTTGTTTATTGCAGGTATAACGATTGTGGCAGCAGGCCTCCTATGGTGTGCGGTTGTGTTTAATAACATTAACAGTGCGGCTACAACATCACCTATGGCGAAAGCGGATGCAGGGATTATTCTCGGCATGTCCATGTGGGGGGATAAGCCAAGCCCCGGCCTGAAGGAACGGCTGGATTACGGGCTAAAGCTCTACCGGGAGGGAATGTTCAGCACCTTTATTGTTTCGGGGGGGCTGGACGATCCGGACTACAAATTTACCGAAGGTCAAGGGATGCGGAATTATCTGGTGGAGCAAGGGGTGCCGGAAGAAGATATCCTTATGGAGAACAAATCTACCAGCACGTACGAGAATCTGCTGTTCAGCCAGGAAATTATGAAGCGTGAGGGGATGACGTCTTCCGTTATTATTACGCATACTTTCCATGGACGGCGGGCGCAGGAAATTGCCAGAGAATTGGGCTATGCTGCACCTGAGCTGGGGCTTACCGAGTCAAAGGTAATGTCGATGGCCAAGTATAAATCCCGTGAAATCCTGGCCTACACCAAATGGAAGCTGCAGCAGTTATTTCTGTAA
- a CDS encoding DUF402 domain-containing protein encodes MKRKFGDRANWRRITRRHFACRYVETREFSGYITLYTIYGLKEPLWKSYGRHTYRIADKGYSWLQYFPKDSHYIVTAMFDERQNIVQWYIDTCKVQGVTDQGVPWFDDLYLDVVVLWNGEVFLLDEDELEEALEREDITDSDYNLAWATAKSILRSIDAHAFPYFSLSLKHRAELFHHGEFRRK; translated from the coding sequence ATGAAACGTAAATTCGGAGACCGGGCCAACTGGCGCCGGATTACGCGCCGACATTTCGCCTGCCGCTATGTGGAAACCCGGGAATTCAGCGGTTATATCACTCTTTATACGATTTACGGGCTGAAGGAACCACTGTGGAAGAGCTATGGAAGGCATACATACCGCATAGCGGACAAAGGATATTCTTGGCTGCAATATTTTCCCAAGGATAGCCACTATATTGTGACGGCTATGTTCGACGAACGACAGAATATCGTACAATGGTACATTGACACCTGCAAAGTTCAAGGCGTCACGGATCAAGGCGTTCCATGGTTTGATGATTTGTACCTGGACGTTGTGGTGCTTTGGAACGGAGAGGTGTTTTTGCTGGATGAGGATGAACTTGAGGAAGCGCTGGAAAGGGAAGACATTACGGACAGCGACTATAATCTGGCCTGGGCAACAGCCAAGAGCATTCTACGCAGTATTGACGCGCACGCCTTTCCTTATTTCTCTCTCTCACTGAAGCATCGTGCCGAATTGTTCCATCACGGAGAATTCAGGAGGAAATAA
- a CDS encoding transglycosylase domain-containing protein, with protein sequence MSRDDFSRTNRNRDRGTTPASPKGKPKKKKKFLTKKRVLWSLFFATALAIFCALGGYLFIMLNGQKLLNENQDKLTVNPPTQIFDRNANLIGELSLEKSDPVEYEDIPKQLIEAFVATEDKRFFEHKGVDLWSIGRAAVKDIAARSMVEGGSTITQQLAKNIFLTRDKTFFRKATEVSIAVALENERTKNEIITLYLNRINFGGTVYGIKAASIRYFGKSNLDELKLWQIATLAAMPKGPSRYNPLRNPELSKERRGVVLQLMYEQGKITEQERDEAAAVNYNYKPPESKQRYQAFIDYAIDEAEDKFGLTEDDLNIGGYKIYTTMDKNAQQTVEEAFADSDNFEKSVDEELVQGSMTIINQENGSIVALMGGRNYEKKGYSRVNGSRRSPGSSFKPLVSYAPALESGKFSSSSMLSNEKQCFGKYCPRNLHGYSSTISMSQAITKSENIPAVWLLNEIGVDTGFQFAKKLGISLSDEDKNLSLALGGMSKGTNTLEMAQAYSAFASGGELREAYSIKSIANSDGDTVYKANTKPERVMNKDTAYQMTQMMQEVVQDGTGKKAKINRPVAGKTGTTQSGYDGIKSNRDVWFVGYTPEWTAAVWMGYDKPSKTHLLKNSSPLAAAFWGKVMEKALEGIPEKSFPKPEGASAPEPTATPETVQPVTGLSAEYDPSTLTVNLGWEAAQVAGVEYRIYRRETSETEFTSLLSTKSLTMGDISAMPGLTYEYYVTAYYPELDVESEPSGTVTVMVQDELQTPEPEATPDPNLPTDDQGNGQGNGNGEGNGNPGGNNGNGNGNGNGNGNGNGNGNGGGNGNGGGAVTPPEATATPLPPTPLPTITPVETSGSGNAGTDNSTEAGTVPENGFSNEGQSPQ encoded by the coding sequence ATGTCTAGAGACGATTTTTCCAGGACGAACCGCAATAGAGACAGGGGCACCACCCCTGCGAGTCCCAAAGGGAAGCCTAAGAAAAAGAAGAAGTTTCTAACCAAGAAACGCGTACTGTGGAGTTTATTTTTTGCAACGGCGCTGGCGATTTTTTGTGCGCTTGGCGGCTACCTGTTTATTATGTTGAACGGCCAGAAACTGCTGAATGAGAACCAGGACAAATTAACAGTGAACCCGCCGACACAGATTTTTGACCGCAATGCGAATTTGATCGGCGAGCTGTCACTCGAAAAGAGTGATCCGGTAGAGTATGAAGATATTCCTAAACAACTGATCGAGGCTTTTGTTGCTACAGAAGATAAACGTTTTTTTGAACACAAAGGTGTGGATTTATGGTCGATCGGCCGCGCGGCCGTCAAAGATATCGCAGCACGCAGCATGGTTGAAGGCGGCAGTACGATCACCCAGCAGCTTGCGAAGAATATCTTCCTGACACGCGATAAAACGTTTTTCCGCAAAGCGACCGAGGTTTCCATTGCTGTAGCACTTGAGAATGAGAGAACCAAAAATGAGATTATTACGTTGTACCTGAACCGGATTAACTTTGGTGGCACAGTCTACGGCATCAAGGCAGCATCTATCCGTTATTTTGGCAAAAGTAATCTTGACGAACTCAAGCTGTGGCAAATCGCCACTTTGGCTGCCATGCCGAAAGGGCCGTCACGTTACAATCCGCTGCGTAATCCAGAGCTGTCCAAGGAACGCCGCGGCGTAGTGCTCCAGCTGATGTATGAACAGGGGAAAATTACTGAACAGGAGCGGGATGAAGCCGCTGCGGTCAACTACAACTATAAGCCGCCCGAAAGCAAACAGCGCTATCAGGCCTTTATTGATTATGCTATAGACGAGGCGGAAGACAAGTTTGGATTAACCGAAGATGATCTCAACATCGGCGGATACAAAATTTATACAACGATGGATAAAAACGCCCAGCAGACGGTAGAAGAGGCTTTTGCCGATAGCGACAATTTCGAAAAAAGTGTGGATGAGGAACTGGTGCAGGGTTCGATGACCATCATCAATCAGGAGAATGGCAGCATCGTTGCGCTGATGGGCGGACGGAATTATGAGAAGAAGGGCTACAGCCGTGTTAACGGCAGCCGGCGTTCTCCGGGCTCCTCCTTCAAACCATTGGTTTCTTACGCTCCTGCTCTGGAGTCGGGGAAATTCTCAAGCTCCTCAATGCTCAGCAATGAAAAGCAGTGCTTCGGCAAATACTGTCCGAGAAATCTACATGGCTACTCATCAACGATCAGCATGAGTCAGGCGATAACAAAGTCGGAAAACATCCCGGCGGTCTGGCTGCTGAATGAGATTGGTGTGGATACCGGCTTCCAGTTTGCGAAGAAGCTGGGGATCAGCCTCAGCGATGAAGACAAGAACCTGTCACTCGCCCTCGGCGGGATGAGCAAAGGAACCAATACGCTGGAAATGGCTCAGGCATACAGTGCTTTTGCCAGCGGCGGTGAACTGCGTGAGGCGTATTCGATTAAATCGATTGCCAACAGTGACGGGGACACGGTCTATAAGGCCAATACAAAGCCTGAGCGGGTGATGAATAAGGATACAGCTTACCAAATGACCCAAATGATGCAGGAAGTTGTACAGGACGGTACAGGTAAAAAAGCGAAAATCAACCGTCCGGTTGCCGGCAAGACCGGTACTACCCAGAGCGGGTACGACGGGATCAAATCCAACCGTGACGTGTGGTTTGTCGGTTATACACCGGAATGGACCGCAGCAGTGTGGATGGGATATGACAAGCCGAGCAAGACACATCTGCTCAAGAACAGCAGTCCGCTTGCAGCGGCGTTCTGGGGTAAAGTTATGGAGAAGGCTCTGGAGGGGATTCCGGAAAAATCTTTCCCTAAACCGGAAGGTGCGAGTGCGCCTGAACCAACGGCTACTCCGGAAACGGTACAGCCTGTCACGGGTCTATCCGCTGAATATGATCCTTCAACATTGACCGTGAACCTTGGCTGGGAAGCGGCTCAGGTTGCAGGAGTGGAATACCGGATTTACCGCCGGGAAACCTCGGAGACGGAGTTCACTTCACTTCTCAGCACAAAGTCACTCACAATGGGTGATATTAGCGCCATGCCTGGGCTGACTTACGAATATTATGTAACAGCTTATTATCCCGAACTGGATGTGGAGAGCGAGCCATCGGGCACCGTTACCGTAATGGTTCAGGATGAACTGCAGACACCAGAACCGGAAGCAACGCCTGATCCGAATCTTCCGACAGATGATCAAGGCAACGGACAGGGTAACGGAAACGGCGAAGGCAACGGCAATCCCGGTGGAAACAATGGGAACGGCAACGGGAATGGAAATGGTAATGGGAACGGCAATGGCAATGGCAATGGAGGTGGCAACGGTAATGGGGGTGGAGCTGTAACCCCGCCGGAAGCAACGGCTACTCCGCTTCCACCAACCCCGCTGCCAACTATTACACCTGTTGAAACCTCCGGTTCAGGAAATGCTGGTACGGATAACAGTACTGAGGCGGGAACAGTTCCGGAGAACGGATTTTCAAATGAGGGCCAATCTCCTCAATAA
- the hfq gene encoding RNA chaperone Hfq, whose product MNKSINIQDTFLNQLRKENIPATVYLTNGFQIRGIIKAFDNFTIVIDSDGRQQMVYKHAISTFTPQRSVSLMQDSGSEE is encoded by the coding sequence ATGAACAAGTCCATTAACATCCAAGATACGTTCTTGAACCAGCTGCGTAAAGAGAATATCCCTGCCACAGTATATTTGACCAACGGCTTTCAAATCCGGGGAATCATCAAAGCATTTGACAATTTCACAATTGTCATCGACAGTGACGGACGCCAGCAAATGGTGTACAAGCATGCCATTTCCACCTTTACGCCACAGCGCAGCGTATCGCTGATGCAGGACAGTGGAAGCGAAGAATAA